A window of Ruminococcus champanellensis 18P13 = JCM 17042 contains these coding sequences:
- a CDS encoding SGNH/GDSL hydrolase family protein — protein MRQNHIALAAAAVLLTGCVTGCSSAQQSSQTPISTTAESSALSDSDRALIDRSLASIGNTSRIRAAMDRAKTGNVTIGFIGGSITEGMTAGGNDCYAARTHQYFQTQFAEGKEVQYVNAGLSGTSSVLGLLRAQKELFQYAPDVIFIEFAVNDAQDAQHRIAYESLVKECLNQPQKPAVVLLFTVLKDGYSCQEQMAQIGAAYDLPMISVGDALNPAFQSGDMQWSEYSDDTSHPNKFGHQLVASMLSNYLDKAATQPPTEEKLPETPVFGDGYMGATLLDMSAVAVTGYGSFEPKSFSMLFDRGFAAKADGTAQPLCFTVTGKKLFLVYTAQNSVDWGIAGVYVNGRLASTITANSKNGWGDPAVELAYESDTPQELQVQISMLAEQESKQFQLLGVGVQ, from the coding sequence ATGCGTCAGAATCATATCGCCCTGGCAGCGGCTGCTGTGCTGCTGACAGGCTGCGTAACGGGCTGCTCCTCTGCACAGCAAAGCAGTCAGACACCTATATCCACCACCGCAGAATCCTCCGCTCTGTCCGACTCGGACAGAGCGCTGATTGACCGTTCCCTGGCATCTATTGGGAATACCAGCCGAATCCGGGCTGCCATGGATCGAGCCAAAACCGGCAATGTGACCATCGGGTTTATTGGCGGTTCTATTACCGAGGGCATGACAGCAGGGGGGAACGACTGCTATGCAGCACGTACCCATCAGTATTTCCAGACGCAGTTCGCCGAAGGAAAGGAAGTACAGTACGTCAATGCTGGACTCAGCGGCACCTCCTCGGTACTGGGATTGCTCCGGGCACAGAAGGAATTGTTTCAGTATGCGCCGGATGTAATCTTCATTGAGTTTGCAGTCAATGACGCCCAGGATGCACAGCACCGCATTGCCTACGAAAGCCTGGTAAAGGAATGCTTGAATCAGCCACAGAAGCCGGCGGTGGTATTGCTGTTTACTGTGCTGAAGGACGGGTACTCCTGTCAGGAACAAATGGCACAGATCGGTGCAGCCTATGACCTGCCCATGATCAGTGTAGGAGACGCACTGAACCCGGCGTTCCAGTCCGGTGACATGCAGTGGAGCGAATACTCCGATGATACCTCTCATCCCAACAAATTCGGACATCAGCTTGTGGCATCCATGCTTTCCAATTACCTGGACAAAGCTGCAACTCAGCCTCCGACCGAGGAGAAGCTGCCGGAGACGCCGGTATTCGGAGATGGATACATGGGGGCAACCCTGCTGGATATGTCCGCAGTAGCCGTAACAGGATATGGCTCCTTTGAACCAAAAAGCTTTTCTATGCTGTTCGATCGGGGATTCGCTGCCAAAGCGGACGGTACAGCGCAGCCTCTGTGCTTTACGGTTACAGGAAAGAAGCTGTTTTTGGTGTATACCGCCCAGAACAGCGTAGATTGGGGCATTGCCGGTGTGTATGTAAACGGACGACTGGCAAGCACAATCACTGCTAACAGCAAGAACGGCTGGGGTGATCCGGCAGTGGAACTTGCTTATGAAAGCGACACCCCGCAGGAATTACAAGTGCAGATCTCCATGCTGGCAGAGCAGGAATCCAAGCAGTTTCAGCTTCTTGGCGTTGGAGTGCAGTAA
- a CDS encoding YitT family protein, protein MKRTHKLLKYKRALKRLNPRNFLMLTIAGIINAFGVTIFLSPVKLYDSGISGTSMLLAQITPDAWSLSVFLILLNVPLFLYGLKKQGITFTIYAIYSVAIYSLGAWLITDVLPVDVSIASPLAGEDLLLCALFGGLISGLGSGTAIRYGGAMDGIEVMAVIFAKRLGITVGTFVMAYNILLYIVCGFVMHSWILPLYSIVTYMAALKTVDFIVEGLDRSKAALIVSAKQKEVCKALSLEFEQGMTILSAKGFYSGADRNVIYIVLNRFQISKMKTIVHNIDPAAYITISDVADVFKMNQDVKNNSPKPVEQQTIPAASK, encoded by the coding sequence ATGAAAAGAACCCACAAACTGCTCAAGTACAAACGCGCCCTAAAGCGCCTGAATCCAAGGAATTTTCTGATGCTGACCATTGCAGGCATCATCAACGCTTTTGGCGTCACGATTTTTCTGTCGCCGGTCAAATTATACGACAGCGGCATTTCCGGTACTTCTATGCTCCTTGCGCAGATCACGCCGGATGCCTGGAGCCTTTCCGTGTTTCTGATCCTGCTGAACGTTCCTCTGTTCCTGTATGGTCTGAAAAAACAGGGGATCACGTTTACGATCTATGCGATCTATTCCGTCGCCATCTATTCCCTTGGAGCATGGCTCATCACGGACGTTCTGCCGGTGGATGTGAGCATCGCCTCCCCCCTTGCCGGAGAGGATCTGCTGCTTTGCGCCCTGTTCGGCGGTCTGATATCCGGATTGGGCAGTGGCACTGCCATCCGGTACGGAGGCGCCATGGACGGCATCGAAGTCATGGCGGTGATCTTTGCAAAACGCTTGGGCATTACCGTAGGTACTTTCGTCATGGCATACAACATTCTGTTGTACATTGTCTGCGGATTTGTGATGCACAGCTGGATCCTTCCCCTGTATTCCATCGTCACCTACATGGCGGCACTAAAAACCGTGGACTTTATCGTAGAAGGTCTGGATCGTTCCAAGGCGGCGTTGATCGTTTCCGCCAAGCAAAAGGAAGTCTGCAAGGCGTTGTCCCTGGAGTTTGAACAAGGTATGACCATCCTCTCCGCCAAGGGCTTTTATTCCGGAGCTGACCGGAACGTGATCTATATTGTACTGAACCGGTTCCAGATCAGCAAGATGAAAACCATCGTCCATAACATCGATCCTGCCGCCTATATCACCATCAGCGATGTGGCAGACGTATTCAAAATGAACCAGGACGTGAAAAACAATTCCCCAAAACCAGTGGAACAGCAAACCATTCCTGCTGCATCAAAGTAA
- a CDS encoding putative glycoside hydrolase: MRRDPRGRKVYSRRGRQRNMFHTKHRFRSVLSVLLTMLMIGLLVVAGYLAAEPLSRLLHKWTGGTESTPDSSQTVTEPASEPTPTETVTTAKLTTTASDPETTSSVTTTGAVPAADIGLKSFEYVGRFLKEDALKSPEALDAALQEIPAGCCVIVPLKIEGGALLYQSQVKGAVASGACKDATLTIREIAESIQSHQLSAIAKLSLLDDAYYPTYDTTAGFLLEDGYSRWLDNKPEKGGKPWMSPFSDSAAAYLQALTAEIMQAGFQNILCTDLDYPHFYDTDLELLGSPVQSKQNRAEGLIRVLNGVHQTASQQGGGAMYTFSLYDALNRDAEALQPVMLNTPSAVVYIDPNSFRDSFWHNNQKISMSGLSMQEKLQVLMPIAQELCGDMHLIPCFRERSFRQQEQTQAEAWLRENGYTQYMFK, encoded by the coding sequence ATGAGAAGAGATCCAAGAGGGCGCAAAGTCTACTCCCGCCGGGGCAGACAGCGCAATATGTTCCATACAAAGCACCGGTTCCGTTCGGTTCTGTCCGTTTTACTGACCATGCTGATGATTGGTCTGCTGGTGGTGGCAGGATACCTTGCCGCCGAGCCATTGAGCCGATTGCTCCACAAATGGACGGGAGGTACAGAATCCACGCCGGATTCCTCCCAGACCGTCACAGAACCTGCTTCTGAACCAACACCAACGGAGACAGTCACAACTGCTAAGCTGACCACAACTGCATCAGACCCGGAAACCACCTCGTCTGTTACCACAACCGGAGCTGTGCCTGCCGCAGATATCGGACTGAAATCCTTTGAATATGTAGGAAGGTTTCTCAAGGAGGACGCTTTGAAAAGCCCGGAGGCGCTGGATGCTGCTTTGCAGGAAATCCCCGCCGGATGCTGTGTGATCGTGCCTCTGAAAATCGAGGGAGGTGCTCTGCTGTATCAATCCCAGGTAAAGGGTGCAGTCGCCAGCGGTGCATGTAAGGATGCGACACTGACCATCCGGGAAATTGCAGAAAGCATACAAAGCCACCAGCTTTCTGCCATTGCCAAGCTTTCCCTGTTGGATGATGCCTACTACCCTACTTATGATACGACCGCCGGATTTTTGCTGGAGGATGGCTACAGCAGGTGGCTGGACAATAAGCCGGAAAAGGGCGGCAAGCCCTGGATGTCACCCTTCTCTGATTCTGCAGCGGCATACTTACAGGCTCTGACTGCTGAAATCATGCAGGCAGGCTTTCAGAATATCCTCTGTACTGACCTGGATTACCCTCATTTTTATGACACGGATCTGGAGTTGCTGGGCAGTCCGGTGCAGAGTAAGCAAAACCGTGCAGAAGGGCTGATCCGGGTGCTCAACGGTGTACACCAGACCGCTTCCCAGCAAGGGGGTGGTGCTATGTATACCTTTTCTCTGTATGATGCACTGAATCGGGATGCGGAGGCGCTGCAGCCGGTAATGCTCAACACCCCAAGCGCCGTTGTATATATTGATCCGAATTCCTTCCGGGATTCCTTCTGGCACAACAACCAGAAGATCAGCATGTCCGGATTAAGCATGCAGGAAAAGCTACAGGTGCTGATGCCCATCGCTCAGGAGCTTTGCGGCGATATGCACCTGATCCCCTGTTTCCGGGAGCGATCCTTCCGGCAGCAGGAGCAGACACAGGCTGAAGCATGGCTGCGTGAAAACGGTTACACGCAATACATGTTTAAGTAA
- a CDS encoding Rnf-Nqr domain containing protein translates to MNNLLSVLLTAITANLIFTKALGISTITASAKSKTDFVGIGLMVTILTTLGCGITYGVNQLFPALDIAYRPVAYILVLAVLYIFLLVFLHAVGRPTFYRFRKYVHLCTFNCAVLGTLLLNAEQSGSLSASLRFGLTAGLGFVIGAWTLKAVYPKLTSERVPASVRGYPAILLYIGILSMALYAANII, encoded by the coding sequence ATGAACAATCTGCTTTCTGTGCTCCTGACCGCCATTACAGCCAATCTGATCTTTACAAAGGCGCTGGGTATCAGTACCATTACCGCTTCTGCAAAAAGCAAAACGGATTTTGTGGGAATCGGTCTGATGGTCACCATTCTGACCACCCTGGGCTGCGGCATCACCTATGGCGTCAACCAGCTGTTTCCGGCTTTAGATATTGCATACCGACCGGTGGCATATATCCTGGTACTGGCAGTGCTGTACATCTTCCTGCTGGTATTCCTTCACGCAGTGGGCAGACCCACCTTCTATCGGTTCCGGAAATATGTGCACCTGTGTACCTTCAACTGTGCCGTACTGGGCACTCTGCTGCTGAATGCCGAGCAAAGCGGCAGTTTGTCCGCAAGTCTGCGGTTCGGGCTGACTGCCGGGTTGGGGTTCGTGATCGGCGCATGGACGCTGAAAGCCGTGTACCCCAAGCTGACCAGTGAGCGAGTGCCTGCCAGCGTCCGGGGATATCCAGCGATCCTGCTTTATATCGGCATATTAAGTATGGCGCTTTACGCCGCAAATATTATATAG
- a CDS encoding Rnf-Nqr domain containing protein yields MSAKRKKTIYDGFFYKNPVLIGGLIAGPVIVCADTLAHALVLCLMFSMLSFISVMLSSFVPRRLVYGLRIIVYSLIAALVYVPLSQVCAEYFPLEFEAMGIYLPLLTVSSLITTQTEFLFNRQDGVTLFVTLLCYILGFDLAALLVGFIRELLAYGTMFGNMTGFRHVMPGLATVPGGFLVTGLLTVCFHKLRILFRRRKERAA; encoded by the coding sequence ATGAGCGCTAAACGCAAAAAGACCATCTACGACGGCTTCTTTTACAAAAATCCGGTGCTTATCGGCGGACTGATTGCCGGCCCGGTTATCGTCTGTGCCGATACCCTTGCGCATGCCCTGGTGTTGTGTCTGATGTTCTCCATGCTGTCCTTCATTTCCGTGATGCTTTCCTCCTTTGTGCCCCGGCGGCTGGTGTATGGGCTTCGTATTATAGTATACAGTCTGATTGCTGCACTGGTGTATGTCCCCCTGTCCCAGGTTTGCGCAGAATATTTTCCCCTGGAGTTTGAAGCTATGGGCATTTACCTGCCCCTGCTGACGGTCAGCAGTCTGATTACCACGCAAACAGAATTTTTGTTCAACCGACAGGACGGCGTAACCTTATTTGTGACCCTGCTGTGCTACATTCTGGGTTTTGATCTTGCAGCCCTGTTGGTGGGATTTATCCGGGAACTGCTTGCCTACGGAACCATGTTCGGCAATATGACCGGCTTCCGCCATGTCATGCCGGGTCTTGCCACTGTCCCAGGCGGATTCCTTGTGACCGGACTGTTGACAGTATGCTTCCATAAGCTGCGGATCCTGTTCCGCCGCAGAAAGGAGCGTGCAGCATGA
- a CDS encoding RnfABCDGE type electron transport complex subunit D produces MHRKTAAAVVLDLFLVQLALLILSGYYYGIRVLILALIASGTCLALDAVCLHLRNQPIRAAHLDAVNTGLTLTLMMPASVRYDTLIITCFAAIIIGKALFGGRVNLLFPPAAVGYTFSILAFGTELLQFPQPYTALPLGNQIDAAYTMSASAQFHANRMIDLSDKLLLGALPGPMGTGCILLLTVGVFILIARRSVAISTLVTFLLEYLLMSLLAGADFDYIIKLLGCNMTLFGAVFLIADQRIAPKSLGGILYGFLAAILSMYLTTFAEIEYAVAITAILLSPLAQFLKSQSWQMEYARRRQQYRRTHREQEVEQHER; encoded by the coding sequence TTGCATAGAAAAACGGCAGCTGCCGTTGTGCTGGATCTGTTTCTTGTCCAGCTTGCGCTGCTCATTCTTTCCGGTTATTATTACGGCATCCGGGTGCTGATCCTGGCGCTGATCGCATCCGGCACCTGTCTGGCTCTGGACGCTGTGTGTCTGCATCTACGAAATCAGCCTATACGGGCTGCCCATCTGGATGCAGTCAATACAGGATTGACGCTGACTCTGATGATGCCGGCATCTGTGCGCTATGATACGCTTATCATAACCTGTTTTGCAGCAATTATCATTGGAAAAGCCTTGTTCGGCGGCAGAGTAAATCTGCTGTTTCCGCCTGCTGCTGTCGGCTATACATTTTCCATACTGGCATTCGGCACGGAGCTGCTCCAGTTTCCCCAGCCCTATACTGCATTGCCGCTCGGAAATCAGATCGATGCGGCATACACCATGTCTGCCTCCGCCCAGTTCCATGCCAACCGAATGATAGATCTCAGTGACAAGCTGCTGCTGGGCGCACTGCCCGGTCCTATGGGAACCGGCTGCATCCTGCTGCTGACGGTGGGTGTCTTCATTCTGATCGCCCGGCGTAGTGTTGCCATTTCCACGCTGGTAACCTTTCTGTTGGAATATCTGCTCATGAGCCTGCTGGCGGGGGCGGATTTTGACTATATAATCAAGCTTCTGGGCTGCAATATGACCCTGTTCGGGGCCGTATTCCTGATTGCGGATCAGCGGATTGCGCCGAAAAGCCTTGGGGGCATTCTCTACGGTTTTCTGGCAGCCATCCTTTCTATGTATCTGACCACCTTCGCCGAAATCGAATATGCTGTGGCCATTACTGCCATCCTGCTCAGTCCGCTGGCACAATTTCTGAAATCCCAAAGCTGGCAGATGGAATATGCCCGCCGTCGGCAGCAATACCGGCGTACCCATCGGGAACAGGAGGTGGAACAGCATGAGCGCTAA
- a CDS encoding adaptor protein MecA, with protein sequence MTMYRISPTAVKIHMTGAELRAYRVTFDLFGQNEPAVMRLLEDLVAAAVRRLGIPLAGSRICVEVFARRDGGCYIYLSAADRTEQTGAVQDVMLYEFEKMADLIQCCRGCLACWPACGQSACYRNAGRYRLVLRVPQPDQQRICMRMGEFAAPAQATPQLLAQTLEHFQCVASGDAVTRLAGWSHLPAAEPQPGTDPQPGTDSCR encoded by the coding sequence ATGACCATGTATCGGATCAGCCCCACCGCCGTAAAGATTCATATGACCGGGGCGGAGCTGCGTGCTTACCGGGTCACCTTTGACCTGTTCGGACAAAATGAGCCGGCAGTCATGCGTCTGCTGGAGGATCTGGTGGCGGCTGCTGTCCGGCGCTTGGGAATTCCGCTGGCTGGCAGCAGGATCTGCGTCGAGGTTTTTGCACGCAGGGACGGCGGCTGTTATATTTACCTGTCCGCAGCGGATCGCACAGAGCAGACCGGAGCGGTACAGGATGTGATGCTGTATGAATTTGAGAAGATGGCGGATCTGATTCAATGCTGCCGGGGCTGTCTTGCTTGCTGGCCTGCCTGCGGACAAAGCGCCTGTTACCGCAATGCCGGACGGTACCGACTGGTACTGCGGGTGCCCCAGCCGGATCAGCAGCGGATCTGCATGCGGATGGGGGAATTTGCTGCACCGGCGCAAGCTACGCCCCAGCTTCTGGCACAGACCCTGGAACATTTCCAATGCGTCGCCTCCGGGGATGCTGTTACCCGGCTTGCGGGCTGGAGTCATCTCCCCGCAGCAGAGCCGCAGCCCGGAACGGATCCGCAGCCTGGAACAGATAGCTGCCGGTAA
- the rpe gene encoding ribulose-phosphate 3-epimerase — protein MNTIVSASILGADICHLGEALDKLRTWQIDMVHFDVMDGVFVPNISFGIPMLSAIRRHTKLFLDVHLMITDPLRYVSAFAKAGADRITFHLESSSDPRATLEAIRQTGRQAGIAIKPGTPVEDVIPYLSLADMVLVMTVEPGFGGQSYLPDTTEKVRQLRRDYPKLCIQVDGGINDQTAPIARQAGANELVTGSYLFQAADPFRAAALLRGDDSSPQAG, from the coding sequence GTGAATACGATTGTTTCCGCATCCATTTTAGGCGCAGATATCTGTCACCTGGGTGAGGCTCTGGACAAGCTTCGCACATGGCAGATCGATATGGTACACTTCGACGTGATGGACGGAGTCTTTGTTCCCAACATTTCCTTTGGCATTCCCATGCTTTCCGCCATCCGGCGGCATACAAAGCTGTTTCTGGATGTGCATCTGATGATCACCGATCCCCTGCGGTATGTATCAGCATTTGCAAAAGCCGGAGCAGACCGGATCACTTTTCACCTGGAAAGCAGCAGTGATCCCCGGGCAACTCTGGAAGCGATCCGACAGACAGGCCGTCAGGCTGGTATCGCCATCAAGCCGGGCACACCGGTGGAGGACGTGATCCCCTACCTGTCCCTGGCGGATATGGTGCTGGTTATGACCGTAGAGCCTGGCTTTGGCGGACAAAGCTATCTGCCCGATACCACGGAAAAGGTTCGACAGCTGCGCCGGGACTATCCAAAACTCTGTATTCAGGTAGACGGGGGCATCAACGACCAGACCGCACCCATTGCCCGACAGGCAGGAGCCAATGAGCTTGTTACCGGCAGCTATCTGTTCCAGGCTGCGGATCCGTTCCGGGCTGCGGCTCTGCTGCGGGGAGATGACTCCAGCCCGCAAGCCGGGTAA